Proteins from one Dermacentor variabilis isolate Ectoservices chromosome 1, ASM5094787v1, whole genome shotgun sequence genomic window:
- the LOC142590049 gene encoding uncharacterized protein LOC142590049 isoform X2: MAEDKSPDQQRRQSSSVAREYVAGPQNARGYGPREYQAGGYYVPEHPYVPGVVAYPAMGSYDWKASPGTQRGPELATPQDSKARQPVVTHVGMMHQAGDVAGPAATLPAKQQASPGQNGSPGQNGSPGQNGSPGEAAAESDWSPTKELMKEDSRSAVYYAGAASEGSSEHHDKPDESSLSSISSMSTSGSSESTAESEPPQQPVPSQHSVPIDQAPPPPQVIHQMQKMQEMQQMQQMQHMREQMQPQQFHQPQPARQQDDPQKPAPQHAPRIKDIRVDTAGRVASVLPVPPVGPPPGYFARPSREPSSSRTKDTDSRSQFSVASLAAPLLPASAASLANRSAMEQACILVNVVLLSVLTGIVAAFLVRQLT, translated from the exons ATGGCTGAGGATAAGAGCCCGGACCAGCAACGCCGCCAGTCATCGTCG GTTGCCAGGGAGTACGTGGCCGGCCCGCAGAATGCCAGGGGCTATGGGCCACGCGAGTACCAGGCGGGAGGCTACTATGTGCCCGAGCACCCATACGTCCCCGGCGTGGTTGCTTATCCGGCCATGGGCTCGTATGACTGGAAAGCGAGTCCAGGAACTCAGCGCGGCCCGGAGTTGGCCACCCCGCAGGACAGCAAGGCTCGCCAGCCCGTGGTGACGCACGTGGGCATGATGCACCAGGCCGGGGACGTGGCCGGACCGGCCGCTACGCTGCCCGCCAAGCAGCAGGCCTCACCCGGCCAGAATGGCTCACCCGGCCAGAATGGCTCACCCGGCCAGAATGGCTCACCCGGAGAGGCCGCTGCCGAGTCCGACTGGTCCCCCACGAAGGAGCTCATGAAGGAGGACTCGCGCTCCGCCGTTTACTATGCTG GCGCTGCCTCGGAGGGCTCGAGCGAGCACCATGACAAACCTGATGAAAGCAGCTTGAGCTCGATTTCATCGATGAGCACCAGTGGATCAAGCGAGAGCACGGCTGAGTCGGAGCCACCACAGCAACCGGTGCCATCTCAGCACTCTGTGCCAATCGATCAG GCTCCACCGCCACCTCAGGTTATCCACCAGATGCAGAAAATGCAGGAAATGCAACAAATGCAGCAGATGCAGCACATGCGAGAACAGATGCAGCCGCAGCAATTCCACCAGCCGCAGCCGGCACGTCAGCAAGACGACCCGCAGAAGCCTGCCCCACAGCACGCTCCGCGCATCAAGGATATCCGAGTCGATACAGCAG GGCGCGTGGCCTCTGTGCTGCCGGTGCCTCCGGTGGGACCTCCGCCTGGCTACTTCGCTCGGCCGTCTCGTGAGCCGAGCTCCTCCCGCACCAAAGACACAGACAGCCGCAGCCAGTTCTCCGTGGCCAGCCTGGCCGCTCCGCTACTGCCAGCATCGGCCGCTTCACTGGCCAACCGCAGCGCCATGGAGCAG GCCTGCATTCTGGTAAACGTGGTACTGCTCAGTGTCCTGACTGGCATCGTGGCAGCTTTCCTGGTGCGCCAGCTCACCTGA
- the LOC142590049 gene encoding uncharacterized protein LOC142590049 isoform X1 has product MAEDKSPDQQRRQSSSVGSLPVGRANDQGRRQPHVEDARSKAASSYALPCPPDSRRRLSRDVISKSLGAHDYRYVQHASPTVASVATGRASYAALGHYPQVAREYVAGPQNARGYGPREYQAGGYYVPEHPYVPGVVAYPAMGSYDWKASPGTQRGPELATPQDSKARQPVVTHVGMMHQAGDVAGPAATLPAKQQASPGQNGSPGQNGSPGQNGSPGEAAAESDWSPTKELMKEDSRSAVYYAGAASEGSSEHHDKPDESSLSSISSMSTSGSSESTAESEPPQQPVPSQHSVPIDQAPPPPQVIHQMQKMQEMQQMQQMQHMREQMQPQQFHQPQPARQQDDPQKPAPQHAPRIKDIRVDTAGRVASVLPVPPVGPPPGYFARPSREPSSSRTKDTDSRSQFSVASLAAPLLPASAASLANRSAMEQACILVNVVLLSVLTGIVAAFLVRQLT; this is encoded by the exons ATGGCTGAGGATAAGAGCCCGGACCAGCAACGCCGCCAGTCATCGTCGGTGGGTTCGCTGCCCGTTGGGCGCGCTAACGACCAGGGACGCCGGCAGCCACACGTCGAGGACGCTCGCAGTAAGGCGGCCTCTAGCTACGCGCTGCCCTGCCCGCCGGACTCGAGGCGCCGGCTGTCCCGGGACGTGATCTCCAAATCACTCGGGGCGCACGACTATCGCTACGTGCAGCATGCCTCACCGACGGTTGCTTCTGTTGCCACGGGACGCGCAAGCTACGCGGCTCTAGGTCACTACCCGCAGGTTGCCAGGGAGTACGTGGCCGGCCCGCAGAATGCCAGGGGCTATGGGCCACGCGAGTACCAGGCGGGAGGCTACTATGTGCCCGAGCACCCATACGTCCCCGGCGTGGTTGCTTATCCGGCCATGGGCTCGTATGACTGGAAAGCGAGTCCAGGAACTCAGCGCGGCCCGGAGTTGGCCACCCCGCAGGACAGCAAGGCTCGCCAGCCCGTGGTGACGCACGTGGGCATGATGCACCAGGCCGGGGACGTGGCCGGACCGGCCGCTACGCTGCCCGCCAAGCAGCAGGCCTCACCCGGCCAGAATGGCTCACCCGGCCAGAATGGCTCACCCGGCCAGAATGGCTCACCCGGAGAGGCCGCTGCCGAGTCCGACTGGTCCCCCACGAAGGAGCTCATGAAGGAGGACTCGCGCTCCGCCGTTTACTATGCTG GCGCTGCCTCGGAGGGCTCGAGCGAGCACCATGACAAACCTGATGAAAGCAGCTTGAGCTCGATTTCATCGATGAGCACCAGTGGATCAAGCGAGAGCACGGCTGAGTCGGAGCCACCACAGCAACCGGTGCCATCTCAGCACTCTGTGCCAATCGATCAG GCTCCACCGCCACCTCAGGTTATCCACCAGATGCAGAAAATGCAGGAAATGCAACAAATGCAGCAGATGCAGCACATGCGAGAACAGATGCAGCCGCAGCAATTCCACCAGCCGCAGCCGGCACGTCAGCAAGACGACCCGCAGAAGCCTGCCCCACAGCACGCTCCGCGCATCAAGGATATCCGAGTCGATACAGCAG GGCGCGTGGCCTCTGTGCTGCCGGTGCCTCCGGTGGGACCTCCGCCTGGCTACTTCGCTCGGCCGTCTCGTGAGCCGAGCTCCTCCCGCACCAAAGACACAGACAGCCGCAGCCAGTTCTCCGTGGCCAGCCTGGCCGCTCCGCTACTGCCAGCATCGGCCGCTTCACTGGCCAACCGCAGCGCCATGGAGCAG GCCTGCATTCTGGTAAACGTGGTACTGCTCAGTGTCCTGACTGGCATCGTGGCAGCTTTCCTGGTGCGCCAGCTCACCTGA